The following coding sequences lie in one Amblyomma americanum isolate KBUSLIRL-KWMA unplaced genomic scaffold, ASM5285725v1 scaffold_393, whole genome shotgun sequence genomic window:
- the LOC144112527 gene encoding pre-rRNA-processing protein TSR2 homolog, whose product HVSVKTLIGDWHGLQIAIENGMSGQQARQKEQWLVGVLEEYFAENGNLHLDEVADLIAEVIDNEFDIITEGDSLDQISALLCKHYQMCKEFKENEVLQSLSQRLPPTRTLRVSIAGEYDSDDEAEVQNHINTEVSSQRGSLLLNEPGPSRQQQPRRQGPDEDGWAVVRHGRRT is encoded by the coding sequence CACGTGTCCGTCAAAACGCTAATTGGTGATTGGCATGGTCTACAGATTGCGATTGAAAATGGCATGAGCGGCCAGCAAGCGCGACAGAAAGAACAATGGCTGGTCGGCGTCCTGGAAGAATATTTCGCCGAAAACGGTAATCTGCACCTCGATGAAGTGGCAGATTTGATAGCAGAGGTCATTGACAACGAATTCGACATCATCACCGAAGGCGACAGCTTGGACCAGATATCGGCCTTGTTGTGCAAGCATTACCAGATGTGCAAGGAATTCAAGGAAAACGAAGTTTTACAGTCACTTTCCCAGAGGCTACCGCCTACAAGGACACTTCGTGTATCTATTGCTGGCGAGTATGACAGTGACGATGAAGCCGAGGTGCAGAATCACATCAACACAGAGGTGTCATCACAGCGAGGAAGTCTTCTGTTGAATGAACCTGGGCCAAGCCGGCAACAGCAGCCGCGGAGACAGGGGCCCGATGAAGACGGTTGGGCGGTAGTCAGGCATGGAAGGAGAACATAA